One genomic region from Cydia pomonella isolate Wapato2018A chromosome 4, ilCydPomo1, whole genome shotgun sequence encodes:
- the LOC133517402 gene encoding uncharacterized protein LOC133517402 translates to MTSLIFGAKCSPFVAQFIKNKNALRHEHTEPAAVDAICNSHYADDYIQSLPDEETAIKMVNTISNIHAEGGFEIRNWTSNSTSVLDSVPNETLGTAAVKFKMDQQFEGERTLGLIWFPATDELGFDVSLKRIPEQIVLGHQRPTKRIMLKVVMSIFDVFGFLAPFTIQGKIMLQDTWRSATGWDEEIPDDIYSKWVKWLDLLKLIGRIRIPRWYQKASIGASVMERDSPAANNTSATTSATPAATPAATPHSGPGLTTNAIAASVSNINNYNNLQLHLFSDSSSKAMCAVAYWRWEEDGQVYVAFVASKCKVTPVKPLTINRCELQGALLAARLADSVLREHKVTTAQRHFWCDSACVLYWLRNDTRNYNIFIANRLGEIDELSRVSEWRFIPTKLNIADVATREVYDDSIFKNEWLYGPEFLHADESQWPSDTVSPEINELTLEYINIVHNVSDDLPVPDATRFSSWLRLQRATAAVLKFIERCKHRSADIDCELMARAEQLLLKRAQQESFGEDIAAIRNGNILDRSSKLRHLSPFLDENGLLRCSGRIDAAADVALETKRPIILDGKHAVSRLLVRSYHEKAAHGNHEGVVNDLKQKYWLFKLRPTVKSVVAGCMFCRIQKAKPEVPRMGNLPEARLAHHQRPFTYCGLDLFGPMEVTVGRRHELRYGVLFTCLTLRAIHLELVHSLTSDSLIMALRRMAARRGWPKYLFSDNGTNLRGADTELKRSLQELDPEDLKNKGVNCGVQWTFIPPASPHWGGAWERLIRSVKTSLKVILKERAPRDEVLSTLMTEVENMVNGRPLTHVSVEPGSEETLTPNHFLIMGQTSNLPVVGNFDDSDLYSRKQWRKSQRLADMYWTRWVKEILPDLIPRTKWTQEQKPLQVGDFVLIVDPAAQRNVWVKGVIQQVYPGRDGRIRVVEVKTKSGTLKRSASRVARVPIGIEC, encoded by the coding sequence ATGACATCCCTAATATTCGGTGCAAAATGCTCGCCGTTTGTCGCgcagtttattaaaaataaaaatgctctGCGCCACGAGCACACCGAGCCGGCTGCAGTCGACGCGATCTGCAACTCTCACTACGCAGACGACTATATTCAGAGTTTGCCAGACGAGGAGACAGCAATTAAAATGGTAAATACAATATCAAATATACACGCGGAAGGTGGGTTCGAGATTCGCAATTGGACGAGTAACAGTACATCCGTGCTCGACAGCGTGCCAAATGAAACTCTCGGTACCGCTGCTGTAAAGTTTAAAATGGATCAGCAGTTCGAGGGCGAGCGGACGCTCGGACTCATCTGGTTCCCGGCCACGGACGAGTTGGGGTTCGACGTATCTCTAAAACGTATTCCTGAGCAGATTGTTTTAGGCCATCAAAGGCCTACTAAAAGGATTATGTTAAAAGTTGTTATGTCTATTTTTGATGTATTTGGATTTTTAGCGCCTTTTACCATACAGGGTAAAATCATGCTCCAGGATACGTGGCGATCGGCCACTGGCTGGGATGAAGAAATTCCCGATGATATCTATAGTAAGTGGGTAAAGTGGCtcgatttattaaaattaataggtCGCATTCGCATACCGAGATGGTATCAAAAGGCATCCATAGGTGCGAGCGTGATGGAGCGAGACTCACCCGCTGCGAACAATACCAGTGCTACGACGAGCGCTACGCCGGCCGCTACGCCTGCCGCTACGCCGCACTCCGGGCCGGGATTGACTACGAACGCAATCGCTGCAAGTGTAAGcaatataaataactataataactTACAACTGCATTTATTTTCGGATTCATCTTCAAAGGCTATGTGCGCTGTAGCATATTGGAGATGGGAAGAAGATGGGCAGGTTTATGTAGCCTTTGTTGCCAGTAAATGCAAGGTCACACCTGTTAAGCCTCTGACCATAAACAGATGTGAACTTCAAGGTGCTTTACTGGCCGCGAGATTGGCCGACAGTGTGCTGCGCGAACATAAGGTAACTACAGCGCAACGGCACTTCTGGTGCGACTCGGCGTGTGTTTTGTATTGGCTCCGGAATGATACTCGCAACTACAATATATTCATTGCAAACCGGTTGGGCGAAATAGACGAGTTATCGCGCGTTAGTGAATGGCGTTTTATACCTACAAAGTTAAACATCGCTGATGTAGCTACAAGAGAGGTTTACGATGACTCCATATTTAAGAACGAGTGGCTTTATGGTCCGGAGTTTCTTCACGCCGACGAATCGCAATGGCCGAGTGATACAGTAAGCCCTGAAATAAATGAACTTACTTTAGAGTATATTAATATAGTTCATAATGTAAGTGATGACTTACCTGTGCCGGACGCGACACGATTTTCTTCATGGCTGCGCTTGCAGAGGGCGACGGCAgctgttttaaaatttattgagaGGTGTAAACACCGCTCTGCAGACATCGATTGCGAGCTGATGGCGCGGGCTGAGCAGCTGCTGCTGAAAAGAGCGCAGCAAGAGTCATTCGGTGAAGACATAGCCGCCATAAGGAATGGCAACATTTTGGACCGCAGCAGTAAACTCCGTCATTTATCGCCGTTTTTAGATGAAAATGGGCTTCTCCGATGCAGTGGCCGTATAGATGCCGCAGCAGATGTTGCGCTAGAAACAAAGAGGCCTATTATACTGGACGGCAAGCATGCGGTGTCTAGATTGCTGGTCAGAAGTTATCACGAGAAGGCTGCCCATGGAAACCACGAGGGAGTAGTGAATGACCTGAAACAAAAGTACTGGTTATTTAAACTACGTCCGACGGTGAAATCTGTAGTAGCTGGATGCATGTTTTGTCGTATTCAAAAAGCAAAACCTGAAGTACCTAGAATGGGAAACTTACCGGAGGCACGCCTTGCGCATCACCAGCGCCCCTTCACGTACTGTGGCCTTGACCTGTTCGGGCCGATGGAGGTGACAGTCGGGAGACGCCACGAATTGAGATACGGCGTACTTTTCACTTGTCTTACGCTGAGGGCGATACATCTGGAACTTGTTCATTCACTTACCTCGGACTCGCTGATCATGGCTCTTCGGCGTATGGCGGCGAGACGTGGCTGGCCTAAGTACCTATTCTCTGACAATGGGACAAACTTACGCGGCGCTGACACGGAGTTAAAAAGATCACTGCAGGAACTGGATCCAGAGGACCTGAAAAACAAAGGTGTTAATTGCGGAGTACAGTGGACTTTTATTCCCCCCGCCAGCCCACACTGGGGTGGGGCGTGGGAACGACTAATTAGGAGTGTGAAGACGTCGTTAAAGGTAATCCTGAAAGAACGCGCCCCTAGAGATGAGGTACTTTCCACATTGATGACGGAGGTGGAGAACATGGTGAATGGGCGTCCACTAACCCATGTGTCCGTTGAGCCTGGCAGCGAAGAGACGCTTACTCCTAATCATTTTCTGATTATGGGGCAAACGTCAAACTTACCTGTCGTAGGGAACTTCGATGACTCCGATCTCTATTCTCGAAAGCAGTGGCGTAAGTCTCAGAGGCTCGCCGACATGTACTGGACACGGTGGGTCAAGGAGATTTTGCCAGACCTCATACCGAGAACCAAATGGACCCAAGAACAAAAGCCACTACAGGTAGGTGATTTTGTTCTCATTGTAGATCCCGCTGCGCAGAGGAACGTGTGGGTGAAAGGCGTTATCCAGCAAGTCTACCCCGGCCGAGACGGCCGCATAAGGGTGGTAGAGGTAAAAACTAAGTCTGGAACCTTAAAACGATCTGCTTCGCGCGTCGCTCGTGTACCAATAGGCATTGAGTGCTGA